One genomic segment of Manis pentadactyla isolate mManPen7 chromosome 1, mManPen7.hap1, whole genome shotgun sequence includes these proteins:
- the DCAF1 gene encoding DDB1- and CUL4-associated factor 1 yields the protein MTAVAVPVDSKAELTTLLEQWEKDHGSGQDMVPILTRMSELIEKETEEYRKGDPDPFDDRHPGRADPECMLGHLLRILFKNDDFMNALVNAYVMTSREPPLNTAACRLLLDIMPGLETAVVFQEKEGIVENLFKWAREADQPLRTYSTGLLGGAMENQDIAANYRDENSQLVAIVLRRLRELQLQEVASRQESKRPSPRKLSSGPLLPLDEEAVDMDYGDVAVGVVDGEQEEASHDVELSFHLDSGHKTSSRANSAIKAEEGGLRKNKAVKHSDRESFRKAKQKLGFSSSDAERTLVELSNSSWSEMSPWVIGTNYTLYPMTSAIEQRLILQYLTPLGEYQELLPIFMQLGSRELMMFYIDLKQTNDVLLTFEALKHLASLLLHNKFATEFVAHGGVQKLLEIPRPSMAATGVSMCLYYLSYNQDAMERVCMHPHNVLSDVVNYTLWLMECSHASGCCHATMFFSICFSFRAVLELFDRYDGLRRLVNLISTLEILNLEDQGALLSDDEIFASRQTGKHTCMALRKYFEAHLAIKLEQVKQSLQRTEGGILVHPQPPYKACSYTHEQIVEMMEFLIEYGPAQLYWEPAEVFLKLSCVQLLLQLISIACNWKTYYARNDTVRFALDVLAILTVVPRIQLQLAESVDVLDEAGSTVSTVGISIILGVAEGEFFIHDAEIQKSALQIIINCVCGPDNRISSIGKFISGTPRRKLPQTPKSSEHTLAKMWNVVQSNNGIKVLLSLLSIKMPITDADQIRALACKALVGLSRSSTVRQIISKLPLFSSCQIQQLMKEPVLQDKRSEHVKFCKYAAELIERVSGKPLLIGTDVSLARLQKADVVAQSRISFPEKELLLLIRNHLISKGLGETATVLTKEADLPMTAASHSSAFTPATAAAPVSLPRTPRLANGIATRLGGHAAVGAPAPSAPVAHPQPRPPQGSLALPGPSYAGNSPLIGRISFIRERPSPCNGRKIRVLRQKSDHGAYSQSPAIKKQLDRHLPSPPTLDSIITEYLREQHARCKNPVATCPPFSLFTPHQCPEPKQRRQAPINFTSRLNRRASFPKYGGVDGGCFDRHLIFSRFRPISVFREANEDESGFTCCAFSARERFLMLGTCTGQLKLYNVFSGQEEASYNCHNSAVTHLEPSRDGSLLLTSATWSQPLSALWGMKSVFDMKHSFTEDHYVEFSKHSQDRVIGTKGDIAHIYDIQTGNKLLTLFNPDLANNYKRNCATFNPTDDLVLNDGVLWDVRSAQAIHKFDKFNMNISGVFHPNGLEVIINTEIWDLRTFHLLHTVPALDQCRVVFNHTGTVMYGAMLQADDEDDLMEERMKSPFGSSFRTFNATDYKPIATIDVKRNIFDLCTDTKDCYLAVIENQGSMDALNMDTVCRLYEVGRQRLAEDEDEEEDQEEEEQEEEDDDEDDDDTDDLDELDTDQLLEAELEEDENNGNAGEDGDNDFSPSDEELANLLEEGEEGEDEDSEADEEVELILGDTDSSDNSDLEDDIILSLNE from the exons ATGACTGCAGTAGCGGTACCTGTGGACTCCAAAGCCGAGCTCACCACCCTGCTGGAGCAGTGGGAGAAGGACCATGGCAGTGGGCAGGATATGGTACCGATCCTCACCAG GATGTCGGAGTTGATTGAAAAAGAAACCGAAGAATACCGTAAGGGGGACCCGGACCCATTTGATGACCGACACCCTG GTCGAGCTGATCCAGAGTGTATGCTGGGCCACTTGCTGAGAATTCTCTTCAAGAATGATGATTTCATGAACGCA CTGGTGAATGCATATGTGATGACAAGCCGAGAGCCCCCTCTAAACACTGCAGCCTGCAGACTCCTCCTAGATATCATGCCAGGGCTGGAAACTGCTGTTGTCTTTCAGGAAAAG GAAGGAATCGTTGAGAATCTTTTCAAATGGGCCCGAGAGGCTGATCAACCATTGAGGACATACTCTACTGGGCTGTTAGGAGGTGCTATGGAAAATCAAGACATTGCTGCCAACTACAGGGATGAAAATTCACAACTG GTGGCAATAGTGCTTCGAAGACTGAGGGAGCTACAGCTTCAGGAAGTGGCTTCGCGGCAAGAAAGCAAGCGTCCCAGCCCACGGAAGCTCTCCTCGGGGCCCCTTCTGCCTCTGGATGAAGAAGCTGTGGATATGGACTATGGCGACGTGGCTGTAGGTGTAGTGGACGGGGAGCAGGAGGAAGCCTCACACGACGTGGAGCTCTCCTTCCATCTTGATTCAGGCCACAAGACCAGTAGCAGAGCGAACTCGGCCATCAAAGCCGAGGAGGGAGGACTGAGGAAAAACAAGGCAGTGAAGCACAGCGACAGAGAGAGCTTCAGGAAAGCCAAGCAGAAGCTGGGTTTCTCGTCGTCTGACGCGGAGCGCACGCTTGTGGAGCTGTCTAATAGCAGCTGGTCCGAGATGTCCCCCTGGGTGATCGGCACAAATTACACCCTTTATCCTATGACTTCTGCTATTGAGCAGCGACTAATTCTCCAGTATTTGACTCCCCTAGGAGAATATCAGGAG TTACTTCCCATCTTCATGCAGCTTGGGTCACGGGAGCTGATGATGTTCTACATCGACCTGAAACAGACTAATGATGTCCTGCTGACGTTTGAGGCACTCAAG CACCTAGCATCTCTCCTGCTCCATAACAAGTTTGCCACAGAGTTTGTCGCACACGGTGGAGTACAGAAATTACTGGAAATTCCTCGTCCATCTATGGCTGCTACTGGTGTGTCCATGTGCTTGTACTACCTGTCCTACAACCAGGACGCTATGGAAAGA GTTTGCATGCATCCTCACAATGTTCTGTCTGATGTGGTGAACTATACCCTTTGGTTAATGGAATGTTCTCATGCCTCAGGATGCTGCCATGCTACCATGTTTTTCTCAATCTGCTTCTCCTTCCGGGCCGTGTTGGAGCTCTTTGACCGCTATGATGGTCTTCGGCGTCTGGTGAACTTG ATCAGTACTTTGGAGATTCTAAACCTGGAAGATCAGGGTGCGCTTCTGAGTGATGATGAGATATTTGCCAGCCGCCAGACGGGCAAGCACACCTGCATGGCCCTGCGCAAGTACTTTGAGGCCCACCTGGCCATTAAATTAGAGCAAGTGAAGCAGTCACTTCAGAGGACCGAGGGGGGCATTCTTGTCCATCCCCAGCCGCCCTACAAG GCGTGTTCATATACTCATGAACAGATTGTGGAGATGATGGAGTTCCTGATAGAATACGGGCCGGCTCAGCTGTACTGGGAACCAGCTGAAGTCTTCCTTAAACTCTCCTGTGTCCAGCTGCTGCTGCAGCTCATTTCCATCGCCTGCAATTGGAAGACCTATTACGCAAG GAATGACACCGTGCGCTTCGCCCTGGATGTCCTGGCCATTCTCACCGTGGTGCCCAGAATCCAGCTCCAGTTGGCAGAATCAGTGGACGTGCTAGATGAGGCCGGCTCCACCGTCTCCACTGTAG GTATCAGCATTATTTTGGGAGTGGCTGAGGGTGAGTTCTTTATCCATGATGCTGAAATCCAGAAGTCCGCACTTCAGATTATCATCAATTGTGTGTGTGGCCCGGATAATCGAATCTCCAGCATTGGCAAATTCATCTCTGGAACGCCTCGGAGAAAGCTGCCTCAGACTCCCAAAAGCAGCGAGCACACCTTGGCCAAGATGTGGAACGTTGTCCAGTCCAACAATGGCATCAAGGTGCTCCTGTCCTTACTGTCCATCAAGATGCCCATCACAGATGCCGACCAGATCCGGGCTCTGGCCTGCAAGGCCCTGGTGGGCCTGTCTCGCAGTAGCACTGTCCGGCAGATCATTAGCAAGCTGCCCCTTTTCAGCAGCTGCCAGATCCAGCAGCTCATGAAGGAGCCTGTGCTGCAGGACAAGCGCAGCGAGCACGTCAAGTTCTGCAAGTACGCGGCCGAGCTCATTGAACGGGTGTCCGGGAAGCCGCTGCTCATTGGCACTGACGTGTCACTGGCTCGGCTGCAGAAAGCAGATGTTGTTGCCCAGTCGAGGATCTCCTTCCCTGAGAAGGAGCTGCTTCTGTTGATACGAAACCATCTCATTTCTAAAGGGCTTGGGGAGACAGCAACTGTGCTGACGAAAGAGGCTGACCTGCCCATGACTGCTGCCTCGCATTCTTCAGCCTTCACCCCAGCCACCGCTGCTGCTCCTGTGTCTCTTCCCCGAACCCCGCGCCTTGCCAATGGCATCGCCACTCGGCTGGGTGGCCATGCTGCTGTGGGTGCCCCTGCACCTTCTGCCCCCGTGGCCCATCCACAGCCACGGCCCCCCCAGGGCTCACTAGCTCTGCCGGGCCCGTCCTATGCAGGCAACTCCCCCTTGATAGGGAGGATCAGTTTTATCAGAGAGAGGCCGTCCCCCTGCAATGGCAGGAAAATCAGAGTATTGCGGCAGAAGTCGGACCACGGCGCCTACAGCCAAAGCCCGGCCATAAAAAAGCAGCTGGACAGACACCTTCCTTCCCCACCTACGCTGGACAGTATCATCACGGAGTATCTTAGAGAGCAGCATGCTCGCTGCAAGAACCCAGTTGCCACTTGCCcgcctttctctctctttactcCTCACCAGTGTCCTGAGCCAAAACAGAGGCGGCAAGCGCCAATAAACTTTACCTCAAGGCTAAACCGCAGGGCGTCGTTTCCAAAGTATGGAGGGGTGGATGGCGGGTGCTTTGATAGGCACCTTATCTTTAGCAG GTTCCGTCCTATTTCAGTGTTCCGGGAAGCCAACGAGGATGAGAGTGGCTTCACTTGCTGCGCGTTCTCGGCACGGGAGCGGTTCCTGATGCTCGGCACCTGCACCGGCCAGCTGAAGCTCTATAACGTGTTCAGCGGGCAGGAGGAGGCCAGCTATAACTGTCACAACTCGGCCGTCACACACCTTGAACCTTCCAGG GACGGGTCCTTGCTGCTGACATCTGCTACTTGGAGCCAGCCTCTGTCCGCACTGTGGGGAATGAAATCAGTGTTTGATATGAA GCATTCCTTCACGGAAGATCACTATGTCGAATTCAGTAAGCACTCTCAGGACCGGGTCATAGGCACCAAAGGAGACATCGCCCAT ATTTATGATATTCAGACTGGCAACAAGCTGTTGACTCTGTTTAACCCAGATCTTGCCAACAACTACAAGAGGAACTGTGCCACCTTTAATCCTACAGATGATCTTGTCTTAAATGATGGCGTCCTCTGGGATGTCCGCTCTGCACAGGCCATCCACAAGTTCGACAAGTTCAACATGAACATCAGTGGCGTTTTCCATCCGAATGGACTAGAGGTCATCATTAATACTGAGATC TGGGACCTGCGCACCTTCCACCTCTTGCACACAGTTCCTGCTCTGGATCAGTGTCGTGTGGTGTTCAACCACACCGGGACCGTGATGTATGGAG CTATGCTGCAAGCGGATGACGAGGATGACCTGATGGAGGAGAGGATGAAAAGCCCTTTTGGATCATCCTTCCGGACATTTAATGCGACCGATTACAAACCTATAG CAACCATTGATGTGAAACGGAACATCTTTGACCTGTGCACAGACACCAAAGACTGCTACCTTGCTGTCATCGAG